Within Limisphaerales bacterium, the genomic segment CCGGATTGAGTTATCCTGCTGGGCATGAAAAATACTGTTCTTCTGGCTTGCATCGGGTTTTTAGGCTTCGTGTTGGGTTGCCGTGATCCATTAGCCCTCGACCCTCTACCGCCTGCCCCAAAGAGCATTGCTGCAATAGAATCCCATCCGAGATTCCTTTGGAAATTTGATCTTGGAGATGCGTCCAGTTCTTCCCCGACAATCGGCCATGACGGCACCGTTTACATTGGATCAAGAGCTAAAGATCCCTATGAAGGAATCCTGTACGCAATTAATCCTAAATCCGGACGTAAGAAATGGGAATTTCGCACGGGCGGGAGCGGCATATTTTCTAACCCTGTCGTTGGCGCCGATGGCACTGTATTTATTTCTGACGATCGAAAAGTTTTTGCATTGGACGGGAAAACCGGCGTCAAAAAATGGGGAGCTGAAACAATCGGTCAAACCATGAGTAAAGAATTGGCATTGGATGCCAATGGAACACTCATCGCCATTGGAGGGACAATTTGCGCCTTGAACTCGAAGACCGGAGAGAAAAAATGGGAGACTGATTCCATAGGCTACATGGGATATCCACCTTCGTTTGGTGTTGATGGGACATTTTATATTACTTACGGGCATCGAATTTTTGCACACTCGATTGTGGATGGGAGTGAAATATGGCGATCGACACAAGAAAGCTATACTGGCACACCAGCCTTGGCTCCGGATGGCACCATCTTCATCGGCACGGGAACAAAAGGTGGATCCACAAAATCAAAAATCTACGCATTAGACAGTAAGACAGGTGAGCAAAAATGGTTTTATCAAACAAAAGGGAACATGGTTGACGCAGATCCCGTGATCGGCACTGATGGGACCGTTTATGTAAGTTCCGGAGATTCATTTATGTACGCCTTGGATGGGAAAACCGGAGAAAAGAAGTGGGAGTTCGAAGCAAACCAATGGAGATCTCGATCCGCCGCGATCGGGACGGATGGCACGGTTTATTACGGAACGGACGATTATTCCGTTTACGCACTGAATGGCAAAACCGGTGCCAAGCTCTGGGAATTCCCGACGGGTTCGATCATCCAAACATCCCCTGCACTTAGCCAAGACGGCACCCTATTCATTGCTTCGAATGATTACCATCTGTACGCCATTAAAACGGACAGCAAAGGTTTAGCAAAGAGCTCATGGCCCATGTCTGGACAAAACAACCAAAGAACGAACCACGCCGCCAAGTAACGCGCGCTACTGCCCGCTACTTGTTCGGAAATCGCTCATCAACAATCTTCGCATCTTCGGGAAGGCGAATGCGATTGAGGTCCACAATCTTGCCGTCGATCACGAGCTCAATGGCGTGGAGGGTGCAGTCTTTGAAATAGACACCCGGCGTCTTTGAGAAATCGGTTTGCTCAGGCTTCACTTTCGCGGGCGGGTTGCCGGCGGCCTTGGACCACGTAAACAGTCGGATGCCGGCGGTTTTGTTTTTGGCCGGACGCGTGTCCAAAACCCTCACGTGCGGCCCGCGCTTGAGGGTGAGGGGCACCTCCTTGGGGCGCAGCTTCAGGAGATGCGGCCACATGGCCTCGAATTGCTCGCGATCCTTGAAGGTGATTTCAAAGCTGTTGTAGGCTTTGCCTTCATGAATGCGGCCATGGCTCCAGGTCCAGGCCTGTTTGCGGAGTGGATCCAACTCCTTGGGCCAATCTTGCGGCCACCACCCGCCCGGTCCGCCCAAAGAAAGGGCCTGAGCCACCGGACTCAGCGCGAGCATGCCGATGGCGAGGGTGATGAGGCGGAATAGTTTCATGAAGAGTTTGACGGACTCGCAGGCTCGTCCCTCCATTGTGTGATAGTTGGAGATTGGAAAGTTCGCCGAATTTCGTATCATGGCGGCGCTAAAAATTGGCATGCGGCGCGTAATTTTTCATTTTGTTTTTCTCGCCTCCCTCGGCTGGGCTGGGGCGGTGGAATTGCCTGAGGTGGCGGAGGTGTTGAGGGCGCGGTGCATGGATTGTCATGACTGCGAGACGAGCAAGGGCGGTGTGAATTTGGAGGCGCTGCTGGCGGCAACGGATTTTCGGGAGAAAGAAAACGCCAAGATCTGGCTAAAGGTGGATCACATGGTGGCCACGGGCGAGATGCCGCCTAAAAAAAAGAAGCCGCTCACCGCCCCGGAAAAGGCGGTGATCACCGGCTGGTTCTCGGAAGCGTTTGTGTTGAAGGACGGACGCGAACACATCGGGGCCACACCGCTGCGTCGACTGACGCGTTATGAGCTGATCAACACGCTGGAGGATTTGCTGCACGTGAACCTCAAGCCCGCGTATGTGTATAGTCCGGAAGTCCCGGCGCTGTTGCCCTCCACGCTGGAAACTCTGCTGCCGGCCGATGCGCCGGGCGAATCGGGTTTCACCAACGACGCCGCTCAACAGGCCGGCACCCCGCCGCCGATCCTGAAGCTCAGCGCGGCATTCGATTTTGCGCTGAAGACTTTTGCGAAAGATCAGGAGGCACGCGCGAAGGTGTTTGGAATGAAAGTGATCCCGGCGGATTTGCCGGATGCCGAGGCGCGAGAGATTCTGCTGCGCTTCACACGCCGGGCGTGGCGGGGCTATCCCAATGCCGCCAACGAAGCGGTCGTGTGGCGCGCCTACCAAACCCAGCGCCAAGACGCCGCGCCGCAGGCGGCGTTGCTGCACGCGATGAAGATCGCCCTCCTTTCGCCGGCGTTTATTTACCGGATGGAGATGGTGCAAAACCGGCCGCTGCCTTACGCCGTGAACGATCGGGAATTGGCCAATCGTCTGAGTTATTTTCTTTGGGCCAGCCCGCCCGATGACGAATTGATCCGCAAAGCCGACCGCGGCGAACTGCGCCGGCCGGACGTGCTCGCCGCTCAGGTGGATCGTCTGTTGAACTCGCCGAAGCGTCTGGCGTTGGCGGAAGATTTCGCCGGACAATGGCTGGGCTTTACCGATCTCGTGGACAACCGCGTGTTTTACCAGAACGAAAACTGGAACCGCGGCGTGTACGATGAGGCCCTGTTTTTCTTTGATGAATTGGTGAAATCGGACCGGCCGATTCTGGATCTCATCGATTCGAACTGGGTGTACCAGAGCAACTACACCGGCGTGCGCACGGCCGGCGGCGGGCATGCGTTTGAGGCGAAGTACGCGGATATTTTCGACTGGCGCCGTCAACGGCCGGGCGGCATTCGCGAGCGATTTTATGAACCGCCGCGCTTAATCAAAATCAACAGCGACCAGCGCGGCGGACTGATCACGTCCGTCGGCATTCTGCGGGTCACCTCCGCGCCCGATCGCACCAACCCCATCCGACGCGGCGTGTGGCTGCTGGACAAGGTGCTCGGCCGGCAACTACACGCGCCGGAAAACATTCCCGCCCTCAGCCAAAGCGAGCGCGTGAATGGCAAGAAACTCGAGGATCTCGCCGACATCATGAAGGCCCACGCCAGCAAAGCCATTTGCGTGAGCTGCCATCAGCACATCGACCCGCTCGGGTTGGGTCTGGAGAATTTCGATCCCTTTGGCAAATGGCGGACCACCTATCCCAACCGCCGACCGGTGAAGAGCGACGGCGCCTTCCCCAACGGCGCGGCCTTCAACACGCCGCGGGCGATGAAACAAATTTTGCTGAAAGATTACCGCGAACCCATCGTCCGAAATTTCACGAAACGCCTGCTGGCCTACGCCATCGGCCGCAAGCTCAAGCCGCACGATCGGCCGGCCGTGGACCGAATTTGCGCGGCCCTTGCGGCGGACGGCAATAAAATGAACACCTTGATCCGCGGCATTATCGCCAGCCCGCAGTTTCAACAACGACAAGACGCACCATGAGCAAGTCATCCTACCTCATCCCGCGCCGCACCTTTTTGCGCGGCATCGGCGCCACGCTGGCCCTGCCGGCGCTGGAGATCATGTCGCCCGCCCTCAGCCACGCCAAGACCGCCAAGCCCAAGCGCCCCGTGCGCCTGGCTGTGCTCTTCAAGGGCGCGGGCGTGAACCCTACCTCATGGGATATCACCGGCGCCACGGAAACGGAGTTCACCCTCTCGCGCCTATTGCAGCCGCTGGAGAAAAACAAAAAGGACATCGTCGTCCTGCGCAATATCGACACCGACCAGCGCGCCAATGGCGGCCACGAGAATGTGACCGTCACCTTCATGACCGGCCGCACGCGCAAGAGCCGGCTGGAACAATGGCAATCGTTTGATCAAGTGATCGCCGATGAGGTCGGCCGCACGACGCCCGTGAAATCGCTCGCGCTACGCAGTGACACGTATCTCGATCACAAGGATCCCGCTGAGAACTTCATTTCCTACGGCACCGATGGCAGTCCCCTACCCGTCGAGGCCAAACCGGAGGTGGTATTCAACCGTTTGTTCAAGGGCTTTCACAACAGCGACTTTCGCCAGCGCACCACGAGCGTGTTAGATGAAGTGAAAGACAGCTACGCCGCCATTGCCCGCAAGGCCAGCCGGCGCGATCAACAGGTGCTCGAGCAGTATCTGCAATCTGTACGCGAGGTGGAGCGCGATATCGAGCAGTTCAGCACACAAGGCAACGCCGCGCGCGATGCCAAGCTGCGGAAGATCCAGCCCGTGCCGGCCGTCAATAATCTCGCCGAACGCACCGCCGCCATGCTCGACCTAATGGCGCTGGCCTTCTGGACGGACATGACCCGCGTAAGCACGCTGATGATGGCGCACACTGAGAGCCGGTCCACCTTCGAGTTTCTCGGCATCAATGACGAGCTGCACATGCTTTCGCACTTTGTGCGCACGCGCAACCGCTCCTCCGGCTTGGACGGCTACGACCGCATCAACCGCTGGTACATCAGCCAGTTCGCGCGGTTCATCAACCGCCTCAAGGCATTGCCCGACACCGAGGGCACCGTGTTCGACAACAGCGCCGTGCTCTTCGGCTCGGGCATCAAACACGGCGATTATCATTCCGTCACCGATCTCCCCCTCGTGCTGGCCGGCGGCGGCGGCGGGCAAATCCAGCCGGGGCGGTACGTGGAATATCCCAACGTGCCCAACGGCAATTTGCATTTGAAGCTCATGCAGATCATGGGTGTGCACCGCGATCAATACGGCAACTCCACCGGCGTGTTGCCGGGCATCTCGGAGAAAGCCAACCTCGCACCGCGTTACGTGGATGACGGCTCGTGGAAAATCACCACCGATGCCGGCAACAAGATCGCGCTCAAGGGCCTGCTGAAGATCAGCGTGAAAGCCGATGACCTGAACCATTATCTGGTGCAACTCTCCGGCGGCAAGGAACTCGACATCCGCCCGAGTTTTGGCAATGTCCACAGCACTCGCCTCGACGCCAGCGTCGGCTCCGTCGTCCAGCTCGAAGGCGAAACCAGCGTCAAAGACGGCCACAAAACCATCACCAAGATCACTCGCATCAAGCGTCTGTAAATGAAAACCCTGCTCGCCCTTCTCCTCACCACCGTCGGCCTCCTTGCCGTCTCGCCGACGTCCACGGGCATGTGATTAAAGAAATCCTCCCCTGATTTTTTAACAAAAAAATTTACGCTTGAACCCGCACGACCACTCTTTAGGTTAGCCGTTCCCATGAAAATTAAACAGGTCATTTGTCAGGTGCTACGGTTGGAGTCGGTGGAAAATAAAACCGCGAGCAGCCAAGATGCCGTGATTGTGCGAATCCGCACGGACACGGGACTCGAAGGTGTGGGCGAGGCAGACTCGTCCCCGGAAGTAGTAAAGGCCATCATCGATGCACCCTTCAGCCACAATGTCGCGTGTGGATTACGCGAAATGTTGCTCGGCGAAAACCCGCTGGAGACCGACCGACTTTGGCAGAAGCTCCATCGCGGCTCGCAATATTTCGGGCGCTCATCGGTCACCCTGTCAGCCATCAGCGCGATTGACTTGGCCTTGTGGGATCTCAAAGGCAAACATTTTGGCGAACCAATCCACCGACTGCTCGGCGGCAAACGCCACAACAAAATCCGCGCCTATGCATCCATCCTTTTTGGGAGCGATGGCGCAGAGACTGCGGACATCGGCCGACGCTGGATTGAAGCTGGCTACACCGCGGTGAAATTTGGATGGGAACCGATGGGCGAAAGCGAAGCGGTGGACCTGGATCTTGTGCGCGGCGCGCGCGAAGGCATCGGCGAAGACGCCACACTGCTCATCGACGCCGGCTGCGTATGGGATGCCCGCACCGCCCTACGCCGGGCCGAACGGTTTGCCCAGTACAATCCCGAATGGCTGGAAGAGGCGCTTCAACAGGCAGACATCGACGGCTACCGTTGGTTGCGCGACCGCTCACCCGTACCCATCGCGGCCGGAGAGGGCGAGTGCGGAGCGGAATCGTTCCGGGCACTCATTGACCGGCACGCGCTGGATGTTTATCAAGTCGATCTATCACGCAACGGCTTCACCGATGCCAGCTACATCCGCCGCCGCGTGGAAGAGATTGGTGCGCGCCTGTGCAACCACTGCTACACCAGCCCCATCACCCACGCCGCCAGCGCCCATTGGCTCTCCACCTGCCGCGACGCGTTTTTGTTTGAAGATTGTGTAGAAGATTCCGCGCTCCGGCACGAGTTAACCCACGAGAAAATCCAGGCCAAAGATGGCTGGCTGCACGTCCCCGACCGCCCCGGCCTCGGCATCACTCTTAACGAGGAATTCATCAGCCAATACCTCGTCTCCGAATCGGGCGCATAACATTCCCATCCAATGACCTTTTGGGATTGGCTGATTGTCCTGGTGCTTAACGGCGGCGTAATCGCTTTTGGGTTTTATTTGGCACGCGGCACCAGGACGAGTGAGGATTGGTTTCTCGGTCGACGCGCGCTGGCGTGGTGGGCAATTGGCCTATCGATGTTTGCCACCAATATCGACAACGCCGACCTCGTCTCGCTCACCGGCACCACGTACAAAGAAGGCCTGCACATCATCACCGTGCACACCCTCGGCTCACTGTTGGGCGCCTGCTTTGCGGCGTTTTATGTGGTGCCGGCGATGGCGCGCGCAGGCCAATACACCAACGCCGAATACCTCGAAACCCGCTTCGGCCCGGGCACGCGCGTGCTCAGCGCGCTGATACAAATCCAATATCGCAGCAGCATGCTGGGCCTGATGATTTGGGCCATCTACTTGCTGCTCACAAAATTTCTCGGCATGCCCGCCTCCACCGCGTGGCTGGCCATCGTGGCGCTGGTCGCGGCGGCAGCGTTGTACACCTCATGGGGCGGGTTGAAATCGGTAGTGATGACCGATGCGCTGCAGGGCGTAATTATGTTCATCGGAATGGGCGTGATTTTCGTGGCGGTCTGGAACGCTGCCGGCGGTTGGTCGAGTATGATCGAAACAATTTCAAAACAAGGCCAAGGCGACCTCGCGCACGTCGGGCGATATTTTGGCGATAACAATAAAACGCCGCCGGTTTTGATTCTCATTGGCTGGACGATTATCGGCTGCGGATACTGGAGCGTGAACCACAGCCAAACCATGCGGCTAGCCGGCGCGCGTTCCTTCTGGGATATGAAGATGGCGGCGATTATCGGCGCAACCATCAGCATGCCCATCATGGTCGCCTGCGCCTCAATGGGCCTCTTCGGGCGGGCGCTGTTTCCCGGCTTTGAAAACCCCGACGCGTTGTATCCGCACATGGCGGACCAGTTCTTGGGAGTCGGCGCCAAAGGGCTCGTGGTGGCCGCCATCTTTGCGGCAGCCATCAGCACATTCGATTCCATCGGGTCCTCGCTCTCCGCGCTGTTCACGCGCGACATTTATGCTCGCCACATTTCCGGCCAACGCGATGACCGCCACTACCTCAAAGTCAGCCGTTGGGCCACGTTGGCAATTCTCGCCCTCGGCTTCGCGTACATTCCCTTCATCAGTTCCAAGGACACCATGCTAAAAGCGTTTCTTACCTTGATTCCTGTTTTTGTCACCCCGTTGTTCACCATTTATTTGATCGGAATTTTCACTCGCGCCCACGCCCGCGCAGGGCTCATTGGCCTGATCACCGGCAGTGCATACGGCCTTGTGGCCTTGGTTGACCGCGAAATTCACGACCTCGTCTGGCTCTCCAGCAACTTCACCGGCCGCTGGGTGGCGCTGACTTGGGCAATGGTATTCACCGCAACCGGCGCGTTGGCCGCCACACTTATTTACGGCAAACACACTGACCAACCGCCTCCCCCCCAACCGTCCGGCTGGCTGCGCAACAGCAGCGAATCGCTCGGCACGCTGCCCGAGCATCCGTTCCAAACCACCCCGCCCCGCTGGCTCCAACCTGGCCCCATTGCCCTCGGGCTAATCGCCGCAACCGCCAGCGTTCTCTTTCTATTTTTTTGGTGAACCCATAAACTGATCCTAATTATGAACGACCAACATCTCACCGAACATCGTTACGAAAAACTGACCTGGCCGGAAATCAATGACGCCATCGCAGCGAAGCAAATCTGCATCATCCCGTGCAGCGCCGTGGAACAACACGGGCCGCACCTGCCGCTGGATGTGGATATGCTGCTCTCCAACAGCGTCGCCCTCGAGGCCGGCCGCCAGCGCGCGGAGAAAACGCTCGTGCTGCCCAGCGTTTCCTACGGATACACCGGCCACGTAATGGATTTCCCCGGCACCATCAACGTGCACTATCAGCATTTCATCGATCAGGTTTTGGACATCACCAAAAGCCTCGCCTACCACGGATTCAAGAAAATCCTGCTGCTCAACGGCCACGGCTCGAACATGCCGAACCTCGACCTTGTCGCCCGCCGTTGCAATCTCGAGACCGATGCCGAGTGCGGCCTCTGTGCGTGGTGGCACCTGCTCACCGTTGATCCCGATTTTCTGCCCGGCTGGCGCGAAAGCGAATTCCCCGGCGGCTGCGCCCACGCCTGTGAATTAGAAACCGCCATGTACCTCCACCTCGATCCGGAAAATGTGCGGAAAGACGTCATCAAATCCGGCGATATTTCCTATAACACCACCAAGTCGCCGTACCGCTTCACCGACATTTACGGTGTCGGCGCCATCAATATCACCAGCTGGACCGCCAGCTATTCGGATACCGGCGTGCTCGGCGACGCCGAAAAAGGAACTGCCGAAAAAGGCAAAGCCGCCTTTGAGGAAGCCGTGAAACATCTCTGCGGTTTCATCGACGAATGGCACGCCCAACCCCCGCCCATCCGCCACGAAGCCCACACCCAAAAACCCACCATCCCCATGCCCTGGGGACAGGCCGATTCACTGCCACGTCAGTAAAATTAACCGCCAAATGGTAGCGTGTCGCACAGAATTCGCGCCGAATCGTTGCTCACGCTCAAAATTCATCCTCGGCATTGGAATGTCGATCTTCCCACCGGTTTGATTGCTTCAGCGTTGACTAAAATCAATCAACAAACCATCGACACAAATCGTTAACGATCGGTCGTTTTCCAAAACCAACCGCTCCTCCCTCCAGTCTTGCGCGGCCTGTCCGGTTGGTTAAGCTCGCGGCTATGAAACTTACTGACCTCAAGTGGCCCGAAGTCGATTCGCTTAGCAAGGACTTGCCCGTGGTCATTCCCATCGCCGCCCACGAGCAGCACGGGCACCATATGCCGTTGCATACGGACAGCCTGTTGCTGGGCGAAATTGTCCAGCGAGCCGAGGTGCGTGTGGGCGGGGATATTCTGTTTGCGCCGCTGCAGTGGTTGGGCAATTCGCATCATCATATGGATTTCCCCGGCACCCTGTCCGCCGAGCCGCGCGCTTATCTTGATCTGCTCAATGGGCTGCTGGAGAATTTCATTCAGCACGGCTTCAAGCGGTTGATTTTGTTGAACGGCCACGGGGGCAACATGGTGCCCGGCGCGCAAGTGGTGTTTGAGCTACGCCAACGACTGCGCGATCGCTCCGACCTGCTTCTCCTCTCCACTACCTACTGGGACAACGGCGCCCCGACCGCTGCGCGCGATGATTTTGTGCAAACGCAAATGGGACACGCTGGCGAATGGGAAACTTCGATGATGCTGGTCATCCGACCCGAGTTGGTGGGCGACCATACGGCCGTGCCCGAGGTGCCCTTTGGCGAGGCCTTCCCCACCGCCACGCGCGGCTGGACGATGCCCGATCGTAGCAAGCCCGGCCACATCGGCACGCCCGCCGCCGCTACCGCCGAGAAAGGCGAGACGCTACTCACCTGTTTCACCGACGGCGTGTGCGATTTCCTGAACCGCGCGCGCGATTGGGATGGCCACAGCTGGGAGGGCTGAGCTCTCAGCACCGAACATTTGATCACCGCAGGCAAACGCGGTACAACGGCGGCCATGAGCGATACCAAACCTCTTGTTGTGATCACCGGCGCCAGCTCAGGCATTGGCGCCGCCACGGCCAAGGCCTTTGCCGGAGCCGGATTTCCGCTGCTGCTGCTGGCGCGGCGGGTGGAATTGATGGAAGCCCTCGATCTGCCCAACACCCTGTGCCGCAGTGTGGATGTGCTCGATCGCGAGGCGATCAAGGCCGCGGTTGCCGAGGCGGAAGCTGCGCACGGGCCCACCGAGATTCTGATCAACAACGCCGGCATCATGCTCAACGGCGATCCGACCACGCAAAACCCCGAGGAATGGGATCGCGTCATCGACGTGAATCTCAAGGGCGTAATGAACGGCGTGCATGCCGTGTTACCCGCCATGGTCGAGCGGCAGGGCGGCACCATCGTGAATCTCGGCTCGATCGCCGGCCGTAAAACCTTCGGCGCTCATTCCGTTTATTGCGGCACCAAGTTCGGCGTACACGCCATCACCGAGACCATTCGGGAAGAGGTCGCCGGCAAAAACGTGCGGCTCATCACCATCGCCCCCGGCATGGTCGGCACCGAACTGGTCAGTCATTCCACCGATGAAGCCGCCAAAAAAGGCTGGTGGGATTACGCTAATCAAATCGGCGGCCCGCTGGAGCCCGAGGACATCGCCGACAGCATCCTGTACGCCTGTCAGGTGCCCCAGCGAGTGTGTGTTCGGGAAATGGTCATCTGCCCGACCCGCCAGGAACCCTGAGCGATTCAGCGCTTGACGCCTCACAGCCCTGCCGCACACTAGCGGTATGAACGGTCGTGTTCGCACTCTATTGGTCGCCGGTTTGACCACCGGCCTGTGGGCGTTCGCCATTGATGTGGAGGAATTGCCGCCGCCCGCCAAACAGGTGGTTGATTTCAAAAAGGATATCTGGCCGCTCTTTCAACAGCACTGTGTGAAGTGCCACGGCCCAGATCAGCAAAAGAGCGGTTACCGGATCGACATCGCCGAGCTGGCTCTCGAAGGCGGCGAGATGGGCGAAGCCATCATCCCCGGCAACAGCGCCAAGAGTCCGTTGATCCATTTCATTTCCGGGCTGGACGAGGAAGTCGTGATGCCGCCCAAGGGCGACCCTTTCAATGCCAAAACCGTCGGCCTCATCCGCGCCTGGATCGATCAGGGCGCGGACTGGCCGGAAGACGTCGGCGCGAAGGCGGTGGACCGGATGGATCATTGGGCGTTTAAGAAAATCACATGGCCCGGTTCGCCGCGGTTCATGCAGCCGATTGATGCCTTTGTGAAGGTGCAACTGGAATCGAAGGGGCTGGGGTTCAATCCACGCGCGGACAAGCGCACGTTGATTCGCCGATTGTATCTGGTCATGCACGGGCTGCCGCCGTCGCCGGAGGAGGTGGAGGCGTTTGTGAACGATTCGGCGCCCGACGCCTACCCCAAGCTGGTGGATCATCTACTGGCCAGCCCGCGTTACGGCGAACGGTGGGCGACGCATTGGCTGGATCTCGTGCGCTTTGGAGAATCGCATGGATTCGAAACCAACCGCGAACGCATCCACGCTTGGCCCTACCGCGACTGGGTGATCCGTGCGCTCAATGAAGACAAACCGTACAACCAGTTTGTGCGCGAGCAACTGGCGGGCGATGCGCTGGGCGAACCCATCGGCACGGGCTTCCTCGTCGCCGGACCGCACGACATCGTGAAAGGGCAATCGCCCGAACTCGGCCGCATGCAGCGCGCCAATGAACTGGACGACATGATCAACACCACCGGCACGGTGTTCCTAGGGCTCACCACCGGTTGCGCGCGTTGTCACAATCACAAGTTCGATCCCATTTCGCAGCAGGATTACTACGCGCTCAAGGGCATCTTCGAAGGCGTGAAACACGCCGATCGCAATCTGCCGCTCAACGACGCCGCCAAGGCCAAGACCGCCGCCATGCAACAGCGGGTTGGGGAATTGAAAACGCAGCTGGCCACATTCATCGCGCCGGTCGGCCAAGGCAAACGCCCGGCGGTGACAGCCAAACACAACATCGAATCGTTCCCCGCCGTGGAGGCGCGGTTTGTGCGCTTTACCATCACTCGCAGCACCTCCAGCCAACCGTGCCTTGATGAGCTGGAGATTTTTTCCGGCGCGAAAAATATCGCGCTCGCCAGTCAAGGCGCCAAGGCGAGTTCGGGCGGTGATTTCAAACACGCGCTGCACAAGCTCGCGCAAATCAATGACGGCCAGTACGGCAATGCCAAGAGCTGGATCGCCGCCGGCAACACCGGCTGGGTGCAAATCGAATTGGCCCGGCCCACCCGCATTGACCGCATCGAGTGGGCGCGCGATCGGCAGGGAAAATACGCGGATCGCGTGCCCATCGGCTACCGCATCGAAGCCGGACTGAAGGAAGGCGAATGGAAGACGATTGCCAGCTCA encodes:
- a CDS encoding SDR family oxidoreductase: MSDTKPLVVITGASSGIGAATAKAFAGAGFPLLLLARRVELMEALDLPNTLCRSVDVLDREAIKAAVAEAEAAHGPTEILINNAGIMLNGDPTTQNPEEWDRVIDVNLKGVMNGVHAVLPAMVERQGGTIVNLGSIAGRKTFGAHSVYCGTKFGVHAITETIREEVAGKNVRLITIAPGMVGTELVSHSTDEAAKKGWWDYANQIGGPLEPEDIADSILYACQVPQRVCVREMVICPTRQEP
- a CDS encoding creatininase family protein, whose protein sequence is MKLTDLKWPEVDSLSKDLPVVIPIAAHEQHGHHMPLHTDSLLLGEIVQRAEVRVGGDILFAPLQWLGNSHHHMDFPGTLSAEPRAYLDLLNGLLENFIQHGFKRLILLNGHGGNMVPGAQVVFELRQRLRDRSDLLLLSTTYWDNGAPTAARDDFVQTQMGHAGEWETSMMLVIRPELVGDHTAVPEVPFGEAFPTATRGWTMPDRSKPGHIGTPAAATAEKGETLLTCFTDGVCDFLNRARDWDGHSWEG
- a CDS encoding PSD1 domain-containing protein: MNGRVRTLLVAGLTTGLWAFAIDVEELPPPAKQVVDFKKDIWPLFQQHCVKCHGPDQQKSGYRIDIAELALEGGEMGEAIIPGNSAKSPLIHFISGLDEEVVMPPKGDPFNAKTVGLIRAWIDQGADWPEDVGAKAVDRMDHWAFKKITWPGSPRFMQPIDAFVKVQLESKGLGFNPRADKRTLIRRLYLVMHGLPPSPEEVEAFVNDSAPDAYPKLVDHLLASPRYGERWATHWLDLVRFGESHGFETNRERIHAWPYRDWVIRALNEDKPYNQFVREQLAGDALGEPIGTGFLVAGPHDIVKGQSPELGRMQRANELDDMINTTGTVFLGLTTGCARCHNHKFDPISQQDYYALKGIFEGVKHADRNLPLNDAAKAKTAAMQQRVGELKTQLATFIAPVGQGKRPAVTAKHNIESFPAVEARFVRFTITRSTSSQPCLDELEIFSGAKNIALASQGAKASSGGDFKHALHKLAQINDGQYGNAKSWIAAGNTGWVQIELARPTRIDRIEWARDRQGKYADRVPIGYRIEAGLKEGEWKTIASSTDRQPFKGGQPAKPVYAFDTLPKAEAERGRQLLAELEQTEQQLKILQNSTKAYVGTFAQPGPTRLFYRGDPESPRDAVTPGALAKFVSLKIDEKTVEQQRRLALADWIVSDTNPLARRVIVNRIWQHHFGAGLVDTPNDFGRNGVAPTHPQLLDWLASTLVSDGWSLKKLHRRILLTQTWQQSSRPHAKALKIDAASRLLWRFPTRRLEAEAIRDSMLNASGVLDLKMGGPGFSGFEVQMENVRHFFPKKNYGPADWRRMVYMTKVRQEQESVFGAFDCPDASQGVPKRSRSTTPLQALNLLNSTFVMQQAALLAKRLQTDVGKDLQQQIARAFTLCFNRPPTADELKDATSFIQAEGLQAFSRAMLNANEFVFVP
- a CDS encoding creatininase family protein; amino-acid sequence: MNDQHLTEHRYEKLTWPEINDAIAAKQICIIPCSAVEQHGPHLPLDVDMLLSNSVALEAGRQRAEKTLVLPSVSYGYTGHVMDFPGTINVHYQHFIDQVLDITKSLAYHGFKKILLLNGHGSNMPNLDLVARRCNLETDAECGLCAWWHLLTVDPDFLPGWRESEFPGGCAHACELETAMYLHLDPENVRKDVIKSGDISYNTTKSPYRFTDIYGVGAINITSWTASYSDTGVLGDAEKGTAEKGKAAFEEAVKHLCGFIDEWHAQPPPIRHEAHTQKPTIPMPWGQADSLPRQ